The following proteins come from a genomic window of Sphingosinicella flava:
- a CDS encoding CBS domain-containing protein: protein MVVGMILDRKGGAVVTVERNAQLREAVSLLAVRRIGALPVVEKGRVVGVISERDVIYCLESEGGAALDKIVGEVMTAPAVTVTPDAPILAALAQMSQRRIRHLPVVTENRLVGIVSIGDLVQHRIERIEEEASAMRAYIQSA, encoded by the coding sequence ATGGTTGTCGGAATGATTCTGGACCGTAAAGGCGGCGCCGTCGTCACCGTCGAGAGGAATGCGCAGTTGCGCGAGGCCGTTTCCCTGCTGGCCGTGCGCCGGATCGGCGCGTTGCCCGTCGTGGAAAAGGGCAGGGTGGTGGGCGTGATTTCCGAGCGCGACGTCATCTATTGTCTCGAATCGGAAGGCGGGGCGGCGCTCGACAAGATCGTCGGCGAGGTAATGACCGCGCCCGCCGTGACCGTCACGCCGGACGCCCCGATTCTCGCAGCGCTCGCGCAGATGAGCCAGCGCCGGATTCGCCATCTACCGGTGGTCACGGAGAATCGGCTGGTGGGAATCGTGTCGATCGGCGACCTCGTCCAGCATCGGATCGAGCGGATCGAGGAGGAAGCGAGTGCGATGCGCGCTTATATACAGAGCGCCTGA
- a CDS encoding type II secretion system protein GspD, translated as MRAWPFLAIAGLICSPPPAGAQPRLQEWRPVRGSEPALDHQRKTLIAQLRSRPQDANLHLNYGRLLAADYIGRRKADWRAAAAAYEMALELDPSLSTARLELGRFYAHVGRFKLAAQLLAEHVAVQSGDLGAFGDLGLTGLRAGDFTLAAWAARKASGSPDNETRLKSGFVLSALNLPEGAQLLQGVEGAARAAGDAVYWQNAAALSLVAAAPPKGPAYSLEGAIPQVGGTPSSQGSAAVTDWRTCDNQPALSQNSSFSQYGGNSGSIGPSPLPPLPSPCAGQQPPRMAYIEAVIVRQREETNDSRGINLLNTLQVVANGRLRLGEERPGGTATSYPNFLTISLPANGLSYFLDILDNGSLRTDVLARPSLVALDRTPSIFFSGATITVPVSGQYSGTLQEKAIGVSLAVTPTFLSDDELLLAVDAGRSFLQPEIEADLEQGIQTGTNSVTANVRMRFGETLILSGLVEREDERETSKVPGLGDIPILNLAFKNKINRKLNNQVIILLTPRQPNASGSGPADDSNFAKRYDGRLAAALRRVAQQETPEADKLDGLARAFIAADLLDKLPSSLAGTEPRP; from the coding sequence ATGAGGGCCTGGCCTTTCCTGGCCATTGCCGGGCTCATTTGCTCCCCTCCACCGGCAGGGGCACAGCCTCGTCTCCAGGAATGGCGCCCGGTCCGTGGTTCGGAACCGGCGCTTGACCATCAGCGCAAAACGCTGATCGCGCAACTGCGGAGCAGGCCCCAAGATGCCAACCTGCACCTCAATTATGGACGGCTTCTCGCCGCCGATTATATCGGGCGGCGGAAGGCCGATTGGCGAGCGGCCGCCGCCGCGTACGAAATGGCGCTGGAGCTCGACCCGAGCCTTTCCACGGCAAGGCTCGAACTGGGCCGGTTTTACGCTCATGTGGGACGCTTCAAGCTTGCGGCGCAATTGCTGGCCGAACATGTCGCCGTTCAATCGGGCGATCTAGGCGCCTTTGGCGACCTTGGTTTGACCGGGCTGCGCGCCGGCGATTTCACGCTTGCGGCTTGGGCCGCCCGAAAAGCAAGCGGCTCCCCTGATAACGAGACTCGCCTCAAATCCGGCTTCGTACTGAGCGCGCTCAATTTGCCGGAAGGCGCCCAATTGCTGCAAGGAGTAGAGGGCGCTGCGAGGGCGGCAGGCGATGCCGTTTATTGGCAAAATGCAGCCGCCTTGTCCCTGGTCGCCGCTGCGCCGCCTAAAGGGCCGGCGTACTCGCTTGAAGGGGCAATTCCTCAGGTTGGGGGGACGCCTTCATCGCAGGGATCGGCAGCTGTGACAGACTGGCGTACTTGCGACAATCAGCCGGCTTTGTCCCAGAACAGCAGCTTTTCCCAATATGGCGGCAACAGCGGATCGATCGGTCCATCGCCTTTGCCGCCTCTTCCCAGCCCCTGTGCTGGTCAGCAGCCGCCGCGCATGGCCTATATCGAGGCGGTGATCGTCCGCCAACGGGAAGAAACGAACGACAGCCGCGGCATAAATCTGCTGAACACTTTGCAAGTCGTCGCCAATGGCCGCCTTCGACTGGGCGAAGAGCGGCCGGGCGGCACGGCGACTTCCTATCCTAATTTTCTCACCATTTCCCTTCCGGCGAATGGCCTCTCTTATTTTCTCGATATCCTGGACAATGGATCGTTGCGGACCGATGTGCTGGCGCGCCCGTCCCTGGTCGCGCTGGACCGCACGCCATCCATATTCTTTTCGGGCGCGACCATCACCGTTCCGGTCAGCGGCCAATATAGCGGCACATTGCAGGAAAAGGCGATCGGAGTCTCACTCGCGGTGACCCCGACCTTTCTTTCGGATGACGAGTTGCTGCTGGCCGTCGATGCCGGCCGATCGTTTTTGCAGCCGGAAATAGAAGCGGACCTGGAACAGGGCATCCAGACGGGAACGAATAGCGTCACCGCCAATGTCCGCATGCGGTTTGGCGAAACCCTGATTTTATCGGGGCTGGTGGAGCGCGAAGACGAGCGCGAGACCAGCAAGGTGCCGGGCCTTGGCGATATTCCTATCCTCAACCTGGCGTTCAAGAACAAGATCAACCGCAAGCTCAACAACCAGGTCATCATCCTGCTGACGCCGCGTCAGCCGAACGCCAGCGGCAGCGGGCCGGCCGACGACAGCAACTTCGCCAAGCGTTACGACGGCCGCCTGGCCGCCGCCTTGCGCCGTGTCGCGCAGCAGGAAACGCCGGAAGCAGACAAGCTCGACGGTCTGGCGCGTGCGTTCATCGCAGCAGACCTGTTGGACAAGTTACCTTCAAGCCTTGCCGGAACCGAGCCTCGGCCGTAA
- a CDS encoding isoprenylcysteine carboxyl methyltransferase family protein — translation MTVAVAILVFVTLQRLGELVLARRNTRALLARGAHEEGAGHYPLIVLVHAAWLASLWWLAPGQPVNWPLIGLFLLLQTGRLWVLATLGARWTTRIIVVPGEALVARGPFRLVRHPNYLVVAGEIAVLPLAFGLWQVALLFSLLNAAILAVRIRAEDHALRSAPANGRPG, via the coding sequence ATGACCGTCGCCGTGGCGATCCTCGTCTTCGTCACGCTTCAAAGGCTGGGCGAACTCGTCCTCGCCCGCCGCAACACGCGCGCTTTGCTGGCACGGGGCGCGCATGAAGAAGGCGCGGGTCATTATCCCCTCATCGTGCTCGTCCATGCCGCATGGCTGGCGAGCCTTTGGTGGCTGGCACCGGGGCAGCCGGTCAACTGGCCGCTCATCGGCCTCTTCCTCCTTCTCCAGACTGGGCGGCTATGGGTGCTGGCGACGCTCGGCGCGCGCTGGACGACGCGGATCATCGTGGTGCCGGGCGAGGCTTTGGTCGCCCGCGGCCCCTTCCGGCTGGTGCGGCACCCCAATTATCTTGTCGTCGCGGGGGAGATCGCCGTGCTGCCCTTGGCCTTCGGGCTTTGGCAGGTGGCGTTGCTGTTCAGCCTCCTCAATGCCGCCATTCTCGCCGTCCGTATCCGGGCGGAAGACCATGCTCTTCGATCCGCCCCGGCGAATGGGCGGCCTGGATAA
- a CDS encoding type III polyketide synthase, with translation MHVALLSVASAVPPHILIQDEAKALARRLFGHRLPHFERLAPIFGNAGIAKRHVAQPLDWYERPQGWEARNAAYVEAGEALYVEAASAALAKAGLHADEVDTLVTVSTTGVATPSLEARVSSRMGFRADAKRVPIFGLGCAGGVTGLATAARLARAQPGETVLFVTVELCSLSMRLDVLSKANIVATALFADGAAACVLRCGEGGGLARIGEGSEFLWPDTLGIMGWSVDDTGLGVIFDRAIPPFVAANLAGGIDTLCRNIGIARGDIGRFICHPGGAKVIAALEESLGLGTGTLDHERAVLHNYGNMSAPTVLFVLERALAMDLPERALLLSLGPGFTASALEIGRP, from the coding sequence ATGCACGTCGCCCTCCTGTCCGTGGCAAGCGCCGTTCCGCCCCACATCCTCATCCAGGATGAGGCGAAAGCATTGGCGCGGCGGCTGTTCGGCCATCGTCTGCCCCACTTCGAACGGCTGGCGCCGATTTTCGGCAATGCGGGCATCGCTAAAAGACACGTCGCGCAACCGCTCGACTGGTATGAACGTCCGCAAGGCTGGGAAGCGCGCAACGCTGCTTATGTCGAAGCAGGAGAGGCGCTGTACGTCGAGGCGGCTTCGGCAGCCCTCGCCAAGGCTGGGCTGCATGCAGACGAAGTGGACACCCTCGTCACCGTCTCCACCACGGGCGTCGCAACGCCCAGCCTCGAGGCGCGGGTCTCCAGCCGGATGGGTTTTCGCGCCGATGCCAAGCGCGTGCCGATCTTCGGCCTTGGCTGCGCGGGCGGCGTGACTGGCCTTGCCACCGCCGCACGGCTCGCTCGCGCGCAACCCGGCGAGACCGTCTTGTTCGTGACGGTCGAACTCTGCTCCTTGTCGATGCGGCTGGACGTGCTCAGCAAAGCGAACATCGTCGCCACCGCCTTGTTCGCCGACGGCGCGGCCGCGTGCGTGTTGCGTTGCGGAGAAGGAGGCGGCCTGGCGCGGATCGGCGAAGGCAGCGAATTCCTGTGGCCCGATACGTTGGGCATCATGGGCTGGAGCGTCGACGATACCGGCCTCGGCGTCATTTTCGATCGCGCCATTCCGCCTTTCGTCGCCGCAAACCTTGCCGGTGGCATCGACACCTTATGCCGCAATATCGGCATCGCGCGCGGGGATATCGGCCGCTTCATCTGCCATCCCGGCGGCGCCAAGGTCATCGCCGCGCTGGAAGAAAGCCTGGGCCTCGGCACCGGCACGCTGGATCATGAGCGGGCTGTGCTGCATAATTATGGCAACATGTCCGCGCCAACCGTCCTGTTCGTGCTGGAACGCGCGCTCGCGATGGACTTGCCGGAACGCGCCTTGCTCCTCAGCCTCGGCCCCGGCTTTACCGCCAGCGCGTTGGAGATCGGGCGGCCATGA
- a CDS encoding PQQ-dependent sugar dehydrogenase yields the protein MHPFLLASLSALALVACNSSNESVASGNSAAPAPAAQNGRPFAVQPVADFDEPWAMTFLPDGRLLITEKKGQLKLMGADGNIGAVTGTPEVAYGGQGGLGDVVLHPDFANNARIYLSWVEAGEGGKGAVVGRGTLVLDNQGGGRIDNLEVIWRQEPKVSGNGHFSHRIAFSPDGYLFITSGERQKFDPAQDLNQNLGKVVRLTDAGGVPGDNPFYDQGRIKSQIWSYGHRNLLGIAFAPDGKLWTHEMGPAGGDEFNLIEKGSNYGYPIVSNGNHYDGRDIPDHATRPEFNAPEVTWNPVISPAGLIIYTGAMFPAWKGNAFIGGLSGKALVRVAIDGTRAREAERWDMGARIREVEQGPDGAILLLEDGGQESEGRLLRLTPAS from the coding sequence ATGCACCCCTTTCTTCTCGCCTCCCTTTCCGCGCTCGCGCTCGTCGCTTGCAACAGCAGCAATGAAAGCGTCGCTTCCGGCAACAGCGCCGCGCCGGCGCCCGCGGCCCAGAATGGCCGGCCTTTCGCCGTCCAGCCGGTGGCCGATTTCGACGAGCCTTGGGCGATGACCTTTCTGCCGGACGGGCGTCTGCTGATCACCGAAAAAAAGGGGCAGTTGAAGCTGATGGGCGCCGATGGAAATATCGGTGCCGTCACCGGCACGCCGGAAGTCGCTTATGGCGGGCAGGGCGGTTTGGGCGATGTCGTCCTCCATCCCGATTTCGCCAACAATGCGCGCATTTACCTCAGCTGGGTCGAAGCAGGCGAAGGCGGCAAGGGCGCGGTCGTGGGCCGGGGAACCCTGGTTCTCGACAATCAGGGCGGCGGCCGCATCGACAATCTGGAGGTGATCTGGCGGCAGGAACCGAAGGTCAGCGGCAACGGCCATTTCTCCCACCGCATCGCCTTCTCGCCCGACGGCTATTTATTCATCACCAGCGGCGAGCGGCAGAAATTCGACCCGGCGCAGGATCTGAACCAGAATCTCGGCAAGGTCGTCCGCTTGACTGACGCGGGCGGCGTTCCGGGCGACAATCCCTTCTACGATCAGGGGCGGATCAAATCGCAAATCTGGTCCTATGGCCACCGCAACCTGCTCGGCATCGCCTTCGCGCCCGACGGCAAATTATGGACGCATGAAATGGGCCCGGCGGGCGGCGACGAGTTCAACCTGATCGAAAAAGGGTCGAATTACGGCTATCCGATCGTGTCGAACGGCAATCATTATGACGGCCGGGACATTCCCGATCATGCCACGCGGCCGGAATTCAATGCGCCGGAAGTCACCTGGAACCCCGTCATCTCCCCGGCCGGGCTCATCATCTATACCGGCGCGATGTTCCCGGCCTGGAAAGGCAATGCCTTTATCGGCGGCCTGTCCGGCAAAGCGCTCGTCCGCGTCGCGATCGACGGCACCCGCGCCCGGGAAGCCGAGCGCTGGGACATGGGCGCCCGCATCCGCGAGGTAGAGCAGGGACCGGACGGCGCGATCTTGCTCCTGGAGGATGGCGGACAAGAATCAGAGGGCCGCCTGTTGAGGCTCACCCCCGCATCCTAA
- a CDS encoding PQQ-dependent sugar dehydrogenase, with protein MGAAQANQEQNHPFKIEALAKFEGPWSMTFLPGTSKALVTEQSGKLYLWEEGKAKIDVAGVPAVWFAEHGGFADVIAHPKFADNKIIYMSYAEPGEADTRGTVVARAKLVTNGNSARLEDVKVIWRQVPKVTGGGQFGARMAFSPDGYLFISSGDRVKFEPAIDTSVNLGKIIRLTENGEIPASNPYYGTSPITAQIWSVGHRDPLGLAFDAEGRLWEHEMGPKGGDEFNLIERSRYYGWPVVSNGDHYDGQPIARHSTRTDFVAPQITWDDLAPAGLMIYSGNLFPQWKGSAFLGGLAGQSIVRVELNGAQARQADRWAMGARIREVEQGPEGAIYVLEDGRHGSQGRLLRLTPKK; from the coding sequence ATGGGCGCCGCGCAGGCGAATCAGGAACAGAATCATCCGTTCAAGATCGAGGCTCTTGCAAAATTTGAGGGCCCTTGGTCGATGACCTTCCTGCCGGGCACGAGCAAGGCTCTGGTGACCGAACAGTCCGGCAAGCTCTACCTTTGGGAAGAAGGCAAAGCCAAGATCGACGTCGCCGGCGTTCCGGCGGTCTGGTTCGCGGAGCATGGCGGTTTTGCCGACGTCATCGCGCATCCCAAATTTGCCGACAACAAGATCATCTATATGAGCTACGCGGAGCCGGGCGAAGCCGACACGCGGGGCACGGTGGTCGCGCGGGCAAAGCTCGTGACCAATGGCAATAGCGCGCGCCTGGAAGACGTGAAGGTCATTTGGCGGCAGGTTCCCAAGGTGACGGGCGGCGGCCAGTTCGGCGCGCGCATGGCTTTCTCTCCCGACGGCTACCTCTTCATTTCGAGCGGCGACCGCGTTAAGTTCGAGCCGGCCATCGATACGAGCGTCAATCTGGGCAAGATCATTCGCCTGACGGAGAATGGCGAGATCCCGGCCAGCAACCCCTATTACGGAACATCGCCGATCACGGCGCAGATCTGGTCGGTGGGACATCGCGATCCGCTCGGCCTCGCTTTCGATGCCGAAGGGCGGCTGTGGGAGCATGAAATGGGCCCCAAGGGCGGCGACGAGTTCAACCTGATCGAACGCAGCCGTTATTATGGCTGGCCGGTCGTGTCGAACGGCGATCATTATGACGGTCAGCCCATTGCGCGGCACAGCACCCGGACCGACTTCGTCGCACCCCAGATCACTTGGGACGACCTCGCCCCCGCGGGCCTCATGATCTATTCGGGCAACTTGTTCCCGCAGTGGAAGGGCAGCGCCTTCCTGGGCGGCCTTGCCGGGCAATCGATCGTCCGGGTCGAGCTCAACGGCGCGCAAGCGCGGCAAGCCGACCGCTGGGCCATGGGCGCCCGCATCCGGGAAGTGGAGCAGGGGCCGGAAGGCGCCATCTACGTCCTGGAAGACGGCCGTCACGGTTCCCAGGGACGGCTGCTTCGCCTGACGCCGAAGAAGTAA
- the trmB gene encoding tRNA (guanine(46)-N(7))-methyltransferase TrmB, translating into MSDPASIRRLYGRRSGHKLRQGQAALLEDLLPRIAVPEAGPITSQSLFGDDRPLHFEIGFGSGEHLAYRADLLPDHGFIGCEPFLNGVVGALLHLRDKALGNVRLHMGDALRVLERLPDASLRFVYLLHPDPWPKARHAKRRMMNHGPLDIIAAKLAPGGEFRLGTDDPTYCRWSMMVMNQRTDFEWLAESASDFLMRPGGWPETRYEAKARRKGHEVWYFRYRRA; encoded by the coding sequence ATGTCCGATCCCGCATCCATTCGCCGCCTCTATGGCCGCCGGTCCGGCCACAAATTGCGCCAGGGCCAGGCCGCCTTGCTTGAAGACCTCCTCCCGCGCATCGCGGTGCCGGAAGCAGGCCCGATTACGTCGCAGTCCCTGTTCGGTGACGATCGTCCGCTCCATTTCGAAATCGGCTTCGGCAGCGGCGAGCATCTCGCCTATCGCGCGGACTTGCTGCCCGATCACGGCTTCATCGGCTGCGAACCGTTTCTGAACGGCGTCGTCGGCGCGCTCCTCCACCTGCGCGACAAGGCGCTCGGCAATGTCCGCCTCCACATGGGCGATGCGCTGCGGGTGCTGGAACGGCTGCCCGACGCGTCGCTGCGCTTCGTCTACCTCCTCCATCCCGATCCCTGGCCCAAGGCGCGGCACGCCAAGCGGCGCATGATGAACCATGGTCCGCTCGACATCATCGCGGCCAAGCTCGCGCCGGGCGGCGAATTCAGGCTGGGGACGGACGACCCGACTTACTGCCGCTGGTCGATGATGGTGATGAACCAGCGGACCGATTTCGAATGGCTCGCGGAAAGCGCTTCGGATTTTCTCATGCGTCCCGGCGGCTGGCCGGAAACCCGTTATGAGGCGAAGGCCCGCCGGAAGGGCCACGAAGTGTGGTATTTCCGATACCGGCGGGCATAG
- the metK gene encoding methionine adenosyltransferase, producing MRSNYIFTSESVSEGHPDKVADQISDAIVDLFLSKDPEARIACETLTTTQLVVLAGEIRGKGIMDEAGNWAPGVKEEVEQAARATVKRIGYEQDGFHWETLRFENNLHPQSAHIAQGVDESGNKDEGAGDQGIMFGFACDETPDLMPATLYYSHKILEKMAADRHSGAAPFLEPDAKSQVTLKFEDGKPVAATTIVVSTQHARGYDEGDKEAELHACVKKAIADVIPAALLSDETVYHINPTGSFEIGGPDGDAGLTGRKIIVDTYGGAAPHGGGAFSGKDPTKVDRSAAYVARYLAKNVVAAGLAKRCTIQLSYAIGVAEPLSVYVDTHGTGTVDEAKLEAVLPQLVRLTPKGIRTHLGLNKPIYSRTAAYGHFGRKAEGDLFSWERTDLVEKLKAAL from the coding sequence ATGCGCAGCAATTACATCTTCACGTCCGAATCGGTTTCCGAAGGTCATCCGGACAAGGTCGCCGACCAGATTTCGGACGCGATCGTCGATCTCTTTCTGTCCAAGGATCCGGAAGCGCGCATCGCCTGCGAGACTTTGACCACCACCCAATTGGTCGTTTTGGCCGGCGAGATCCGCGGCAAGGGCATCATGGACGAAGCCGGCAATTGGGCGCCAGGCGTCAAGGAAGAAGTCGAACAGGCCGCCCGCGCGACGGTCAAGCGGATCGGATACGAACAGGACGGTTTCCATTGGGAAACGCTGCGCTTCGAGAACAACCTCCATCCCCAGTCCGCACACATCGCGCAAGGCGTCGACGAAAGCGGCAACAAGGATGAAGGCGCGGGCGATCAGGGCATCATGTTCGGTTTCGCTTGCGACGAAACGCCGGACCTCATGCCCGCGACCCTCTATTACAGCCACAAGATCCTCGAAAAGATGGCCGCCGACCGCCATTCGGGCGCCGCGCCCTTCCTGGAGCCGGACGCCAAGAGCCAGGTCACGCTGAAGTTCGAGGACGGCAAGCCGGTCGCCGCGACGACGATCGTCGTGTCGACCCAGCACGCCAGGGGCTATGACGAAGGCGACAAGGAAGCCGAACTCCACGCTTGTGTGAAGAAGGCCATCGCCGACGTCATTCCGGCCGCATTGCTGTCGGACGAAACCGTCTATCACATCAACCCGACCGGCAGCTTCGAGATCGGCGGTCCGGACGGCGACGCGGGCCTCACCGGCCGCAAGATCATCGTCGACACTTATGGCGGCGCGGCCCCGCATGGCGGCGGCGCGTTCAGCGGCAAGGATCCGACCAAGGTCGACCGCTCGGCCGCTTATGTCGCGCGCTATCTCGCGAAGAATGTGGTGGCCGCGGGTCTCGCCAAGCGCTGCACCATCCAACTGTCCTACGCGATCGGCGTCGCCGAACCGCTGTCCGTCTATGTCGACACGCACGGCACGGGCACGGTCGATGAAGCGAAGCTCGAAGCCGTGCTGCCGCAGCTGGTGCGTTTGACCCCGAAGGGCATCCGCACCCATCTCGGACTCAACAAGCCGATTTATAGCCGCACCGCCGCCTACGGCCATTTCGGCCGCAAGGCGGAAGGCGACCTGTTCAGCTGGGAACGCACCGACCTCGTCGAAAAGCTGAAGGCGGCGCTTTAA
- the lnt gene encoding apolipoprotein N-acyltransferase produces MLKSSAPAQAGAQKEGEAGFRPAPGCKIAWGYAFVAGLVGASGFEPLGLAPLMLIALAILMWLVRTAPTLRSALARGWWFGAGNFVLGLNWIATAFTFQAAMPVWLGWVAVILLSLYLAIYPAAAAGLAWRWGRSDPLRLVLVFAAAWIVTEWLRATLFTGFAWNPIGIVLLETPVAALATLIGTYGLSGMAVLLSGALFLLAERHLKSVLAVVAPIALLAAILALQPRATIAADAMAIRIVQPNISQADKWKEDVSDRNLALIQSLSGRPSDKPRLLLWPEAAVTEQLQDGRAYPFLQRYILRLRQRVARSIGPNDVLLTGGVTFQAPDGKKVTSATNSIFALNSDGDILARYDKAHLVPYGEYLPMRPILSAIGLSRLAPGDVDFQPGPGAQTIAIPGVGPAGFQLCYEIIFSGQVVDRAHRPAFLFNPSNDAWFGAWGPPQHLAQARLRALEEGLPVLRATPTGISAVIDASGRILSSLPVGTAGAIDARLPMARAPTLFARLGNILPLLVALFLAAIAIAVARKAR; encoded by the coding sequence ATGCTCAAATCTAGTGCTCCGGCGCAGGCCGGAGCCCAGAAAGAAGGTGAAGCTGGGTTTCGGCCTGCGCCGGGATGCAAGATAGCCTGGGGCTATGCCTTTGTTGCGGGGCTCGTCGGCGCCAGCGGTTTCGAGCCGCTCGGCCTTGCCCCGCTCATGCTGATCGCGCTCGCGATCCTGATGTGGCTGGTCCGGACAGCGCCCACTTTGCGCAGCGCTCTGGCCCGTGGCTGGTGGTTCGGGGCCGGCAATTTCGTGCTCGGCCTCAACTGGATCGCGACCGCCTTCACCTTCCAGGCCGCGATGCCCGTCTGGCTCGGCTGGGTCGCCGTCATTCTCCTCTCGCTCTACCTCGCCATCTATCCGGCGGCGGCGGCGGGTCTTGCCTGGCGGTGGGGGCGGAGCGATCCGCTGCGCCTGGTTCTGGTCTTCGCGGCCGCGTGGATCGTGACGGAATGGTTGCGGGCGACCCTGTTCACCGGCTTTGCCTGGAACCCAATCGGCATCGTGCTGCTGGAAACGCCGGTCGCCGCGCTCGCGACGCTGATCGGCACGTACGGCTTGTCGGGAATGGCGGTCTTGCTGTCGGGCGCCTTGTTCCTGCTCGCCGAACGCCATTTGAAATCCGTGCTGGCCGTGGTTGCCCCGATCGCCTTGCTGGCCGCCATTCTCGCTCTTCAGCCGCGCGCGACCATTGCGGCCGATGCCATGGCCATTCGCATCGTGCAGCCCAATATCAGTCAGGCCGACAAGTGGAAGGAGGACGTCTCCGACCGCAATCTCGCCCTTATTCAATCCCTTTCGGGACGGCCGTCGGATAAGCCGCGTCTGCTGCTTTGGCCGGAAGCGGCGGTGACCGAACAATTGCAGGACGGCCGCGCCTACCCCTTCCTGCAACGCTATATCCTGCGCCTGCGGCAGCGCGTCGCCCGCTCGATCGGGCCCAACGACGTGCTGCTGACCGGCGGCGTCACCTTTCAGGCTCCCGACGGCAAGAAAGTGACGAGCGCCACCAATTCCATCTTCGCGCTGAACAGCGACGGCGACATTCTCGCGCGCTACGACAAGGCGCATCTCGTGCCTTATGGCGAATATCTCCCGATGCGGCCGATCCTATCGGCCATCGGCCTGTCCCGCCTCGCGCCCGGCGATGTCGATTTCCAGCCCGGGCCGGGCGCGCAGACGATCGCTATTCCCGGCGTCGGACCGGCCGGTTTCCAGCTTTGCTACGAGATCATCTTTTCCGGCCAGGTGGTCGACCGCGCGCATCGTCCCGCCTTCCTGTTCAATCCGTCGAACGACGCCTGGTTCGGCGCCTGGGGCCCGCCCCAGCATCTGGCGCAAGCGCGGTTGCGGGCATTGGAGGAAGGGCTACCGGTCCTGCGCGCCACCCCCACCGGCATTTCCGCCGTGATCGACGCCAGCGGTCGGATCCTGTCGAGCCTTCCTGTCGGCACGGCGGGTGCGATCGACGCGCGGCTGCCCATGGCGCGGGCGCCGACGCTCTTTGCTCGGCTCGGCAATATCCTCCCTCTCCTCGTCGCGCTGTTCCTCGCCGCCATCGCGATTGCAGTTGCACGGAAAGCCCGTTAG
- a CDS encoding flavin reductase family protein, whose translation MDGADPTLVDSFRQAMRRVASTVNVITVCVDGQPMGITATAMSSLSMDPPSLLVCINRAAALHSPLEDVSHFGVNVLHADQRHFAAMFADRQQQHLRFAEGWELDPAHPPRLEDAQASLLCRRIDHHPFGTHSIFIGVVEHVTVRDDIDPLLYLNGHYGHAQI comes from the coding sequence ATGGACGGTGCCGATCCAACCTTAGTCGATTCCTTCCGCCAGGCGATGCGCCGCGTCGCATCGACGGTGAACGTCATCACCGTCTGCGTCGATGGACAGCCGATGGGCATTACCGCGACGGCCATGTCGTCCCTGTCGATGGACCCGCCGAGCCTGCTCGTCTGCATCAACCGCGCCGCCGCCCTGCACAGCCCGCTCGAGGACGTGTCGCATTTCGGCGTCAACGTGCTCCACGCCGACCAACGGCATTTCGCCGCCATGTTCGCCGACCGGCAGCAGCAGCATCTGCGCTTCGCAGAAGGCTGGGAACTTGACCCTGCCCATCCGCCCCGGCTGGAGGACGCGCAGGCGTCCCTTCTCTGCCGCCGGATCGACCACCATCCGTTCGGCACCCACAGCATCTTCATCGGCGTGGTGGAACATGTCACCGTTAGGGACGATATAGACCCTCTCCTCTACCTTAACGGCCATTATGGACATGCTCAAATCTAG